The nucleotide sequence TCGGGTTAACCGTAAGCCGATTGGAACGCTCCAGGCTGGATCGCCCCTCGCCCAGAATTGGGAGAGGGGAAGGGGTGAGGGCCGACGATGCCGCGTGTGCTCCTGCTCATTCCCAGCGCCACCTACCGCGCCCCGGACTTCATGGAGGCGGCGGGCAAGCTCGACGTGCAGGTGGTGGTCGGCTCGGACCAGCGCCAGGCGCTGGAAGAGATCATGCCCGGCCGCGCGCTGGCCGTGGACATGGCACACCCGGAGCACGGCGCCGAGCAGATCGCCGACTTCGCCCACCGCTATCCGCTCGACACGATCCTGCCCGTGGACGACGGCGGCACGCTGGTCGCGGCGCTCGCCTCCGAGTGGCTGGGGCTGCCGCACAACCCGGTTGCCGCCGTGCAGGCGACGCGCGACAAGCACCTGCTGCGTGAGCGGCTGGCGGCAAGCGGCGTGCTGTCACCGCCGTACCGTCTGGTCGACATAGACGCCGATCCGCAACAGATCGCCGGCGATCTGTTCTATCCCTGTGTGCTCAAGCCGCTGGCGCTCTCCGGCAGCCGCGGCGTGATGCGCGCCGACAACGCCGCGCAGTTCGTGGCGGCCTTCGCGCGCTTAAAGGCGCTGCTGGCCCAGCCCGACGTCGCCGCGGAGTGCGGCCCCGCTGCCCGGCAGGCGCTCGTCGAAGGCTACATCCCCGGCGAAGAAGTGGCGCTGGAGGGGCTGCTCACGGACGGCCGCCTGCACGTGCTGGCATTGTTCGACAAACCCGACCCGCTGGTCGGCCCCTTCTTCGAGGAGACGATCTACGTCACGCCCTCGCGCCTGCCCGCCGAGACGCAGGCGCAGATCGCCGCGACCGCTGAGCGCGCCGCCCGCGCCCTCGGCCTGCGCGACGGACCGCTGCACGCCGAGCTGCGGCTCAACGAGCTGGGCGCCTGGCCGGTGGACATCGCCGCGCGCTCGATCGGCGGGCTTTGCTCGCGCACGCTCAGCTTCGGCACCGGCATGTCGCTGGAGGAGCTGATCCTGCGCCATGCCACCGGCGCCGCGATCCCCTCGTTTGAGCGCGAGGGCAGCGCCTCGGGCGTGATGATGATTCCCATCCCGGCGCCGGGCGTGCTGCGCGAGGTGGCGGGTATCGAGAAGGCGGAGGCCGTTCCGGGCATCGTCTCCGTCACGATCTCGATCCATCGTGGGCAGGAGGTCGTGCCGCTGCCGGAGGGCAGCGAGTATCTTGGCTTCATCTTTGCCAAGGGTGAGGAGCCGGCGCAGGTCGAAGGGGCGCTACGCCGGGCGCACGCGGCGCTGCGCTTCACGATCGAGCCGGCCGGCGCGAAGGAACGCAGCGGAGGCCGAACATGACGAGCAAAGGTGTCGCCGAGCATCCGGTGCTGCTTGTGGGCAGCGTGCCGCTCGGCAGCGCGGAGGAGGTCTTCCGCACGACCGGTGAGCTGCTCGGCGGGCTGCTGAGGCGCGTGCCGGACGGCGAAACCGGCGTCCGGGCTAACTGGATCATGTGGCAGTTCCCGCTGTTCGCCGAGAATCCTGCCTTCGAGGCGCTGCCGCCCGATCCCGCCCGCTACGGCACGGGTCTGCGGGTGAAACTCCGTCCCGGCGTCGCGGCGGACGCGATCGGCTTCGCTGCGCTGGGCTACGCCGCGGCGGCGGGCGCGTCCTACGAGCAGTTCGTGCGGCTGCGGCGTGAGGGCGCGATCCCGGCCGGCGTCCGCTTCCAGGTGAGTTTGCCCACACCGCTGGCGCCGGTCAGCGCCTTCCTGGCGCCTGCCGACCGCGCCATCGTCGAGCCGCGCTACGAGGCGGCGCTGCTTGCCGATCTGCAGCGGCTCACGGCGGCCATTCCCGCCGCCGACCTGGCCGTGCAGTGGGACACGGCGATCGAGTTCGGCGTCCTGGAAGGCGTGCTGCCTTCGCATCTGACCGACCTTGAGCCGCAGATCGTCGAACGCCTCGTGCGGCTGGGCAACGCCGTGCCGGCGGGAGTGGAGCTGGGCTACCACCTCTGCTACGGCGACGCCAGGCACAAGCATTTCGTCGAGCCGGCCGATGCCGGCAAGCTCGTCGCCGTCGCCAACGCCGTGAGCGCCGGTGTGGCACGGCCGATCCAGTGGGTGCACCTGCCCGTACCCCGCGGCCGCGACGACGAGGGCTACTTCGCGCCGCTGCGCGACCTGAAGCTGCACCCGGAGACGGAGCTCTACCTGGGGCTGGTGCACCTGACGGACGGCGCGGCCGGCACGCGGCGCCGCATGGCCACGGCGGCGCGCGTCGCACCGCGCTTCGGCATCGCTACGGAGTGCGGCATGGGCCGCCGGCCTGCAGAGACGATTCCGCAGTTGCTGCGCGTTCATGCCGAGGCGGCGCGGACGGCAGGCTGAAGGGCCGCGGCTACTTCTTTGCCGGCTTGAAGTAGGGGTTGGTGCCGCTGGCGTGGTCCGTGCTGTCCACGACCTCGCGAATCTCCGGCACCGCCTCTTTCACGGCCACGGCGATCCCCTGCTTCAGCGTCACGTCGGCCATGCCGCAGCCCTGGCAGCCGCCGCCGAGCTGCACGTAGGCGACGCCGTCGTTCACATCCAGCAGTTGCACGAAGCCGCCGTGCGCCGCGATCGCCGGGTTGATCTGCGTGTCGAACACCTGCTGCACGCGCAGCGCCAGCGGGTCCAGCCAGACGGGACTCGGGTTCTCGAACTCGAGGCCGCTGATGTTCGGGCCTTTGTTGCGGTAGTTGACGGTCACGATGCCCAGGTACGGCAGGTTGCGCCCCTCGACGTACACCGGCGCATTCAGCCCCGCGACCGTCACCTGCGCATCGTCCGCCGGCTCGGCGCCGCGCTCGACGATGCTGAGCACGTGCTCCAGCCCCTCCGGCCCGCGGCCGACGATCTGCAGGCGCAGCCCGGCGACAGGCCGCGGATAGCCCGCGATCACCTCGTTCAGTTTGGCCGTGGCGCTCTCGGTGAAGCTGATCGCCGGCTGCTGTGGCGTGGCCGTTTCGGAAGTCATCTGCTGCTCTCCCGCGGCGCACTTCGTGTCAAAGTGCGCTGCCCGTTCATTCTACGCCCATCGCCCGCCAGCGCGCAGCCGCTGCCGCGCCGCCGGAGGGATGCGTG is from Dehalococcoidia bacterium and encodes:
- a CDS encoding ATP-grasp domain-containing protein, which gives rise to MPRVLLLIPSATYRAPDFMEAAGKLDVQVVVGSDQRQALEEIMPGRALAVDMAHPEHGAEQIADFAHRYPLDTILPVDDGGTLVAALASEWLGLPHNPVAAVQATRDKHLLRERLAASGVLSPPYRLVDIDADPQQIAGDLFYPCVLKPLALSGSRGVMRADNAAQFVAAFARLKALLAQPDVAAECGPAARQALVEGYIPGEEVALEGLLTDGRLHVLALFDKPDPLVGPFFEETIYVTPSRLPAETQAQIAATAERAARALGLRDGPLHAELRLNELGAWPVDIAARSIGGLCSRTLSFGTGMSLEELILRHATGAAIPSFEREGSASGVMMIPIPAPGVLREVAGIEKAEAVPGIVSVTISIHRGQEVVPLPEGSEYLGFIFAKGEEPAQVEGALRRAHAALRFTIEPAGAKERSGGRT
- a CDS encoding NifU family protein, with protein sequence MTSETATPQQPAISFTESATAKLNEVIAGYPRPVAGLRLQIVGRGPEGLEHVLSIVERGAEPADDAQVTVAGLNAPVYVEGRNLPYLGIVTVNYRNKGPNISGLEFENPSPVWLDPLALRVQQVFDTQINPAIAAHGGFVQLLDVNDGVAYVQLGGGCQGCGMADVTLKQGIAVAVKEAVPEIREVVDSTDHASGTNPYFKPAKK